In the genome of Nymphaea colorata isolate Beijing-Zhang1983 chromosome 9, ASM883128v2, whole genome shotgun sequence, one region contains:
- the LOC116259973 gene encoding dirigent protein 22-like yields the protein MGRLSFPSQAFTLTVFLLLLESPISCARTPRHYSESKQLRLTPERVTRLHFFFHDTVSGRNPTAVQIASAPSTAKSLTRFGFLTMMDDPLTEGLKPTSKVIGRAQGMYGSADQAELGLLMTLTYSFTDGEFKGSTLSVLGRNPVFHPVREMAVVGGTGAFRFARGYALARTRWLSPVGDVIVEYNVTVVH from the coding sequence aTGGGGAGGTTGTCGTTCCCTTCACAAGCATTCACACTAACTGTTTTCTTGCTGCTGCTAGAATCCCCCATCTCCTGCGCTAGGACACCCCGGCATTATTCGGAGAGCAAGCAGCTGCGCCTAACCCCAGAAAGGGTAACGCGCCTCCACTTCTTCTTCCACGACACGGTCAGCGGGAGGAACCCGACGGCCGTCCAGATCGCCAGCGCGCCCTCCACGGCCAAGTCCCTGACGAGGTTCGGCTTTCTCACGATGATGGACGATCCTCTGACGGAAGGGCTCAAGCCTACCTCCAAGGTGATTGGAAGAGCCCAAGGAATGTACGGATCGGCGGACCAGGCGGAGCTGGGTCTACTGATGACCCTCACCTACAGCTTCACCGATGGGGAGTTCAAGGGGAGTACGCTGAGCGTGCTGGGAAGGAACCCTGTGTTCCATCCAGTGAGGGAGATGGCGGTGGTCGGAGGAACAGGGGCGTTCAGGTTTGCCCGAGGGTACGCCCTCGCCAGGACGCGTTGGTTAAGTCCCGTTGGGGACGTAATTGTCGAGTACAACGTCACCGTCGTCCACTGA
- the LOC116260397 gene encoding probable amidase At4g34880, translated as MASFLSLSLFFCFLFSDISSAINGAHRTARFEFQEATIDQIRTAFDRQELTSREVVEYYLGAIRELNPRLRAVIEVNPDALALADQADEERRLRPDRARSPLHGIPVLLKDSLATKDRLNTTAGSFALLGSVVRTDAGVVTRLRRCGAIILGKAALTEWGHFRSFPTPNGWSARGGQAMNPYVATADPCGSSTGSATGVAANLAPVSLGTETDGSIICPASANSVVGIKPTVGLTSRAGMIPVSPRQDTIGPFSRTVADSVYLLDEIVGYDPRDSIATREAAKFIPVGGYKQFLKKDGLHGKRLGIVRQPFFNFSSEPSLAKIFQDHIDTMRRYGAVIIDNLEIPNISTVLNYNISGELLALAYEFRESINSYLADLESSPIRSLADAIAFNSQHPVLEKLEEYGQEIFLFAENTSNSGEQAKMAVKALNELSRNGYEKMMQDNHLDAMVTPGVSFSAASVLAIGGYPEISVPAGYYGKDGAPVGICFSGLRFSEPALIEIAYSFEQATKIRRAPKVHV; from the exons ATGGCTTCCTTTCTCTCCCTAAGcctcttcttctgcttcttgttCTCAGACATTTCTTCCGCCATAAATGGAGCTCACCGGACGGCGAGGTTCGAATTTCAAGAGGCGACGATCGACCAGATACGGACCGCCTTCGACCGCCAAGAGCTCACCTCCAGGGAGGTGGTGGAGTACTACCTGGGTGCCATTCGCGAGCTCAACCCTCGGCTCAGGGCCGTCATCGAGGTGAACCCGGATGCGCTGGCCCTGGCGGACCAGGCCGACGAGGAGAGGCGGCTGCGGCCGGACCGGGCCCGCTCGCCGCTGCACGGGATACCGGTGCTGCTCAAGGACAGCCTGGCCACGAAGGACAGGCTCAACACCACGGCGGGGTCGTTCGCGCTGCTGGGCTCGGTGGTGCGAACGGACGCCGGCGTGGTGACCAGGCTCCGGCGGTGTGGGGCCATCATTCTGGGAAAGGCGGCCCTCACCGAGTGGGGCCATTTCCGGTCGTTCCCCACGCCCAATGGATGGAGCGCTCGCGGCGGCCAAGCCATG AACCCATACGTAGCGACTGCAGACCCATGCGGTTCGAGCACGGGGTCGGCCACCGGCGTGGCTGCAAACTTGGCGCCGGTATCGCTGGGGACGGAGACGGACGGCAGCATCATCTGCCCGGCCAGTGCTAACTCCGTAGTCGGAATCAAGCCCACGGTCGGCCTCACCAGCAGAGCTGGCATGATCCCTGTTTCTCCAAGACAGGACACCATCGG GCCCTTCTCTAGAACTGTAGCAGATTCAGTTTATTTGTTAGATGAAATTGTAGGATATGATCCAAGAGATAGTATCGCAACAAGAGAAGCTGCTAAGTTCATTCCAGTGGGTGGGTACAAGCAATTCTTGAAAAAAGACGGACTTCACGGGAAAAGACTGGGCATAGTTCGACAGCCTTTCTTCAACTTTTCTTCAGAACCCTCTCTTGCCAAAATTTTTCAGGATCATATTGACACGATGAG GAGGTACGGGGCGGTCATTATTGATAATCTTGAGATACCAAACATAAGTACGGTCCTCAACTACAATATCAGCGGGGAGCTACTCGCTCTAGCCTATGAATTTAGGGAAAGTATAAATTCTTACCTGGCAGATCTTGAGAGTTCTCCTATAAGATCTCTAGCTGATGCAATCGCCTTCAATTCACAACACCCGGTCTTG GAAAAGCTTGAAGAATATGGGCAAGAAATTTTCTTGTTCGCAGAGAACACAAGTAACTCAGGGGAGCAAGCGAAGATGGCGGTGAAGGCATTGAATGAACTGTCCAGAAATGGGTATGAGAAAATGATGCAGGATAACCATCTGGATGCAATGGTCACACCTGGTGTTTCTTTCTCCGCCGCATCTGTTTTGGCCATTGGAGGATACCCAGAAATCAGTGTTCCTGCTGGGTACTATGGAAAGGATGGGGCACCAGTAGGGATATGCTTCAGCGGACTCAGGTTTTCAGAGCCAGCTTTGATAGAAATTGCATACTCTTTTGAACAGGCAACCAAAATAAGGAGAGCCCCAAAGGTTCATGTCTAA
- the LOC116259974 gene encoding dirigent protein 1-like — protein sequence MGRLSFPLEAFILTIFLLPLESPVSGAGTRGGYWKRKRLSITPVTITELHFYFHGTVSGRNTTAVKTASSPAPANFPTQLGVPMSLDYPLTQGPEPTSKMIGKGQGMYEAAEKTALTYSFTDGEFMGSTLKLMGRNSSFHRGGAMAVVAGTGAFRFARGYAFAKTRSSSPAGDAVVEYDVIVVH from the coding sequence ATGGGGAGGTTGTCGTTCCCTCTAGAAGCATTTATACTAACAATTTTTTTGCTGCCGCTGGAATCCCCAGTCTCCGGCGCCGGGACCCGAGGGGGCTACTGGAAGAGGAAGAGGCTGAGCATAACCCCGGTAACGATAACTGAACTCCACTTCTACTTCCACGGCACAGTTAGCGGACGGAACACCACGGCCGTCAAGACCGCCAGCTCGCCAGCCCCGGCCAATTTCCCGACTCAGTTAGGCGTTCCCATGTCATTGGACTATCCACTGACCCAAGGGCCGGAGCCCACCTCCAAAATGATAGGAAAAGGCCAAGGAATGTACGAAGCGGCGGAGAAGACGGCCCTCACCTACAGCTTCACCGATGGGGAGTTCATGGGGAGCACGTTGAAATTGATGGGGAGGAACTCCTCGTTCCATCGCGGGGGAGCGATGGCGGTGGTTGCAGGAACAGGAGCGTTCAGGTTTGCTCGAGGATACGCCTTCGCCAAGACACGTTCGTCGAGTCCCGCCGGGGACGCCGTTGTGGAGTACGACGTCATCGTCGTCCATTGA